In the Caldalkalibacillus salinus genome, one interval contains:
- a CDS encoding glycine betaine ABC transporter substrate-binding protein produces the protein MKFLRQGMFIVLILSFVLAGCGGAQVDSDNQGENEGTSEGEVESKGELTFGVTPWTSTVPPTYVAKNILEDMGYEVNLQNGDAGMVYAALSNGDIDIFMDAWLPNMHANYIEEYGDTIVQTSMSYPDGELGWVVPTYVEYDSIEELAGNLEPFEHKMYGIEEGAGMTVTSREMIEGYGLDLEYVASSEPGMLTQAQRLIDKEEPVIFLGWRPHPMFANWDLKLLEDPKKYFEESEVHVITHEEVSEHSPEAFEFLSNWQIPVDDIEQMIVKIEDEDQDPDDVAREWIENNEKLVNDMLDGVNAE, from the coding sequence ATGAAATTTTTACGTCAAGGTATGTTTATTGTACTCATTTTATCATTCGTTTTAGCTGGTTGTGGAGGTGCCCAAGTCGATTCGGACAATCAAGGGGAGAATGAAGGTACATCAGAAGGAGAAGTAGAATCCAAGGGTGAACTAACATTTGGTGTCACGCCATGGACGAGCACAGTACCACCGACATACGTCGCTAAGAATATACTAGAGGATATGGGATATGAAGTTAACCTTCAAAATGGAGATGCTGGTATGGTCTATGCAGCCCTATCTAATGGTGATATCGACATATTTATGGATGCTTGGCTACCTAATATGCATGCCAATTATATAGAAGAGTATGGAGACACCATCGTCCAAACTTCTATGAGCTACCCGGACGGAGAGCTCGGATGGGTTGTACCAACCTATGTTGAGTATGATTCAATTGAGGAGCTTGCGGGAAACTTAGAACCATTTGAACATAAGATGTATGGCATTGAAGAAGGAGCAGGGATGACAGTGACGTCTAGAGAGATGATTGAGGGTTATGGCCTTGACCTAGAGTATGTAGCCTCTAGTGAACCAGGGATGTTAACGCAAGCGCAGCGTCTTATCGATAAAGAGGAGCCGGTCATTTTCCTAGGATGGCGCCCACACCCTATGTTTGCGAACTGGGACCTCAAACTTCTCGAAGATCCTAAAAAATATTTTGAGGAGTCTGAAGTACACGTGATAACCCATGAAGAGGTTAGCGAGCATTCGCCAGAAGCGTTTGAATTTCTCAGCAACTGGCAAATACCTGTAGATGATATCGAACAGATGATTGTTAAAATCGAAGATGAAGATCAAGATCCTGACGATGTGGCACGTGAATGGATCGAGAATAACGAAAAGCTTGTTAACGACATGTTAGATGGCGTCAATGCTGAATAA
- a CDS encoding GbsR/MarR family transcriptional regulator — MQDNHEWLERKLDKARGRVIESISNNIDLYGVTPSIGRLYATMYFQDQPMTLDHMKQALGMSKTSMSTGVRTLSDLKMVEKVWQKGVRKDLYRVEEDWYQSLIDYFSIKWRKNIELNVKAAKKSRAEIKELIESNLLNDKLKKQAQDDLHKIEYALEYYDWLEDLVACFESEDIYQLVPKKRATDG, encoded by the coding sequence TTGCAGGACAATCATGAATGGCTAGAGAGGAAACTAGATAAAGCACGTGGTCGTGTCATTGAATCTATTTCAAATAATATTGATTTATATGGCGTGACCCCTTCTATCGGGCGGCTTTATGCAACGATGTATTTTCAAGATCAACCGATGACACTCGATCATATGAAACAAGCGCTAGGCATGAGCAAGACAAGCATGAGTACAGGGGTCAGAACGTTATCGGATTTGAAGATGGTAGAAAAGGTTTGGCAGAAAGGCGTTCGAAAGGATTTGTATCGAGTGGAAGAAGACTGGTATCAGTCACTCATAGATTATTTTTCTATCAAATGGCGTAAGAACATCGAGCTGAATGTTAAGGCGGCCAAAAAATCAAGAGCGGAAATAAAAGAGCTGATTGAAAGCAATCTTTTAAATGATAAACTTAAAAAACAAGCCCAAGATGACCTACACAAAATTGAGTACGCGCTAGAATACTACGACTGGTTAGAGGATCTGGTGGCCTGCTTTGAGTCAGAAGACATTTATCAATTAGTACCTAAAAAACGAGCAACGGATGGTTAA
- a CDS encoding IscS subfamily cysteine desulfurase — MIYLDYSATTPMSEDALATYEQVAKKAFGNVNSLHDTGTYAHDVATYSRRVLAKLIGGATEGLYFTGSGSEANALAIRSMVKAHQHKGKHVLTTMLEHASVLNTFSSLEQEGFEVDYIPVDDQGRIDVGTLPTLIRPDTILVSIHHASSDIGTIQPVTDIAHILRQHGVLFHMDAVQSFGKIEVNVQQLGVHSISLSAHKMYGPKGVGAVYIDPQVQWKSVMPHTTQENGFRPGTLDVPGIAAFATAAEETLNHMREEQQRCRRLTTTFLNGLQALTDCRLVGPTEERLPHHLGLRIRGMEGQYVMLECNRRQIAISTGTACLARHTGASLALSALGLTREEADEFFRVTIGKHTSEVDIRQALHSFGTIIDDYNEQKERIGT; from the coding sequence ATGATATATTTGGATTACTCAGCTACAACGCCGATGTCAGAAGACGCCCTCGCCACATATGAACAGGTGGCCAAAAAAGCGTTTGGAAATGTGAACAGCTTACATGACACAGGCACTTATGCCCATGATGTGGCCACGTATAGTCGACGCGTTTTAGCCAAACTGATTGGTGGTGCAACTGAAGGGCTATATTTTACAGGAAGTGGCTCTGAAGCTAACGCCCTCGCCATCCGTTCGATGGTCAAAGCACACCAACACAAGGGTAAGCACGTGTTGACGACGATGCTTGAGCATGCGTCAGTATTGAACACCTTTTCTTCCTTGGAGCAAGAGGGTTTTGAGGTTGACTATATACCAGTTGATGATCAGGGACGTATCGATGTGGGTACCCTTCCTACTCTCATTCGCCCAGACACCATTCTTGTTTCAATTCATCATGCTAGTTCAGACATTGGAACGATTCAACCGGTGACTGATATTGCCCATATTTTACGTCAACATGGTGTCCTTTTTCACATGGATGCTGTACAGAGTTTTGGAAAGATTGAAGTCAATGTTCAACAGCTTGGTGTCCATAGCATCAGTCTTTCAGCTCATAAAATGTATGGTCCGAAGGGGGTCGGTGCCGTTTATATTGACCCTCAAGTGCAGTGGAAAAGCGTCATGCCACATACGACACAAGAGAACGGTTTCCGTCCAGGTACGCTTGACGTTCCGGGCATCGCTGCCTTTGCCACAGCGGCAGAAGAGACGTTAAACCACATGCGGGAGGAACAACAGCGGTGCCGACGCTTAACGACTACTTTTTTGAACGGGTTACAGGCATTAACAGACTGTCGTCTTGTTGGGCCTACTGAGGAGAGACTTCCCCATCATTTGGGATTAAGAATAAGAGGCATGGAAGGTCAATACGTCATGTTAGAGTGTAATCGCAGACAGATCGCTATTTCAACTGGTACCGCCTGTTTAGCACGTCATACAGGTGCCTCTTTAGCCTTAAGTGCTCTGGGTTTAACGAGAGAAGAGGCGGACGAATTTTTTCGGGTCACGATAGGCAAACACACATCGGAGGTAGATATTCGTCAAGCCCTGCACTCCTTTGGTACAATCATAGATGACTACAACGAACAGAAGGAGAGAATAGGAACGTGA
- a CDS encoding uracil-DNA glycosylase: protein MPILKNDWASLLQGEFEKPYYLELRAFLKKEYQSYPVYPDMYDIYNALHYTPYEKVKVVILGQDPYHGPGQAHGLSFSVQPDVPLPPSLQNIYKELQADLGIETPAHGCLTSWAQQGVLLLNTVLTVRQGQPQSHRGIGWETFTNRVIETLSDRSEPIVFILWGRHAQQKKAFINTERHDIIESPHPSPFSANRGFFGSRPFSRVNHYLQESGQEPIDWRID from the coding sequence ATGCCCATTCTCAAAAACGACTGGGCTTCTTTGCTTCAAGGAGAGTTTGAGAAGCCCTACTACCTAGAACTGAGAGCGTTTCTCAAAAAGGAGTATCAGTCTTATCCCGTCTACCCGGACATGTATGATATCTACAATGCGTTACACTATACCCCTTATGAGAAGGTTAAAGTGGTTATATTAGGACAAGACCCGTATCATGGCCCAGGCCAAGCCCACGGTCTTAGCTTCTCTGTACAGCCGGATGTACCCTTGCCACCTTCTTTACAAAACATTTATAAGGAACTACAAGCAGACCTTGGCATAGAGACACCGGCGCACGGTTGCCTAACCTCCTGGGCGCAGCAGGGCGTACTTTTATTGAATACGGTTTTAACGGTACGACAAGGGCAACCTCAATCTCATAGAGGAATCGGATGGGAAACGTTTACAAATCGTGTGATAGAAACGCTTAGCGACCGGAGCGAACCGATCGTCTTTATACTTTGGGGACGTCATGCTCAGCAAAAAAAAGCGTTCATTAACACTGAACGTCATGATATCATCGAATCTCCTCATCCGAGTCCATTTTCGGCGAACAGGGGGTTTTTTGGCAGTCGCCCATTCTCTCGTGTTAATCATTATCTTCAAGAAAGTGGACAGGAACCGATCGACTGGCGTATAGATTAA
- a CDS encoding quaternary amine ABC transporter ATP-binding protein: MNKIEVKGVTKIFGSKPKEAIKRLEKGESKEKIFAETGMTVGVNQANFDVKEGELFVIMGLSGSGKSTLIRLINRLIEPTNGEIHIDGENIVNMDKTDLMNTRRKKLGMVFQRFALFPHRSVLKNVEYGLEIQGVDKEEREEKARQSLEVVGLKGQEDNKPDQLSGGMQQRVGLARALANDADILLMDEAFSALDPLIRKEIQDELLQLQSTLKKTILFITHDLDEALKLGDRIAMMKDGKIVQIGTPEEILTEPANEYVSTFVQDVDRSKVLLASNIMKRPDVLTTMKDGPRVAIRKMEEKGLSSIFVVDKEKNLKGLLTIDAAVKAVKEGGWVEDLLINDYPTTSPDTPLHELIGIAAETKYPIAVVEGEKLKGIIVRVSILSGLALGKEEDEEPSSVDIEEVHEA; encoded by the coding sequence ATGAATAAGATTGAAGTGAAAGGAGTCACCAAAATATTTGGCTCCAAACCAAAAGAAGCCATCAAACGTTTAGAAAAAGGGGAGTCTAAAGAGAAGATATTCGCAGAAACAGGGATGACTGTAGGTGTCAACCAGGCGAATTTTGATGTGAAGGAAGGCGAATTGTTTGTTATTATGGGTCTATCCGGTAGTGGAAAATCGACCCTTATACGCCTCATTAATCGCCTTATTGAGCCTACAAACGGAGAGATACATATCGACGGTGAGAACATTGTGAACATGGATAAGACTGATTTAATGAACACTCGAAGGAAGAAGCTAGGCATGGTGTTCCAACGTTTTGCCTTGTTTCCTCACCGCTCTGTCCTCAAGAACGTCGAATATGGTCTAGAGATCCAAGGCGTCGATAAAGAAGAGCGTGAAGAAAAAGCGAGACAGTCATTAGAAGTTGTGGGTCTGAAGGGTCAAGAGGACAACAAGCCTGACCAATTAAGTGGTGGGATGCAACAACGGGTAGGCTTAGCGCGGGCATTAGCGAACGATGCCGATATCCTCTTGATGGATGAAGCCTTTAGTGCGCTCGATCCATTAATCCGCAAAGAAATTCAAGATGAATTACTCCAGCTTCAGAGCACCTTGAAGAAAACCATCCTATTTATTACCCACGATCTCGATGAAGCCTTAAAACTTGGTGATCGGATTGCCATGATGAAGGACGGAAAAATCGTACAGATCGGTACACCTGAAGAAATCCTCACTGAACCAGCAAACGAGTACGTTTCTACATTTGTACAGGATGTAGACCGTTCAAAGGTGCTGCTTGCCTCAAACATTATGAAACGTCCAGACGTATTAACGACTATGAAAGACGGCCCGCGCGTGGCGATTAGAAAAATGGAGGAGAAGGGCTTATCTAGTATCTTTGTCGTAGATAAAGAGAAAAATCTCAAAGGTCTTCTGACTATAGATGCCGCTGTTAAAGCTGTAAAAGAGGGTGGATGGGTTGAAGATCTACTTATTAATGATTATCCCACAACTAGCCCCGATACACCTTTACATGAACTGATTGGAATCGCAGCTGAAACAAAGTATCCTATTGCCGTTGTTGAGGGAGAGAAACTAAAAGGTATTATTGTTCGTGTGTCTATTCTTTCAGGTCTTGCTTTAGGAAAAGAGGAAGACGAAGAACCGTCCTCTGTCGATATAGAGGAGGTGCATGAGGCATGA
- a CDS encoding S8 family peptidase, with product MLGFSMLGVVRQYTKKLDSELRQQLVQQYKPFKWVPCFLHRQLERLVKTWRRYPVIIEMAHTPTAFHAGRQDLKQRINHRFRCRLHSDFPRVSCCSAELSATAIEELLTQSPYVKKIHLDRRVQTCLDTSVPAINADLLKEEGLTGKDVTIAIVDTGVHPHEDLTEPHNRIVAFKDFVNHRQDPYDDNGHGTHCAGDAAGNGHLSQGRIAGPAPEANVVGVKVLDRLGSGSLSTVMDGIQWCIDHKERYNIRIISMSLGSQAQQPAEEDPVVQMVEQAWDEGIVVVVAAGNSGPERQTIASPGISPKVITVGAMDDQDTIVREDDDIASFSSRGPTIDGLTKPDLLAPGVDVVSLNAPYSLIDKTQKSNRVNEMYMRLSGTSMATPICAGVVAQLLQKHPNLTPNEVKYHMLNATDDRGLSPNDQGRGYLNARKVIDALNN from the coding sequence ATGTTAGGTTTCTCAATGTTAGGAGTTGTGAGGCAGTACACAAAGAAGCTGGATTCAGAATTGCGTCAGCAGCTAGTCCAGCAATATAAACCATTTAAGTGGGTGCCTTGTTTCCTACACAGACAGCTAGAGCGTTTAGTCAAGACATGGCGCAGATATCCGGTCATCATTGAAATGGCTCATACGCCAACGGCCTTCCATGCCGGAAGACAGGATTTGAAGCAACGGATTAATCACCGTTTCCGTTGCCGTTTGCACTCAGACTTTCCGCGAGTGTCCTGCTGTTCAGCTGAACTGTCAGCTACAGCGATTGAAGAGCTACTGACTCAGAGCCCCTATGTTAAAAAGATTCATTTAGATAGACGGGTACAAACGTGTTTAGATACCAGTGTGCCAGCCATTAATGCAGACCTATTAAAAGAAGAAGGACTAACGGGGAAAGACGTCACCATCGCCATTGTAGATACAGGGGTTCATCCACATGAGGATCTTACAGAGCCTCATAACCGTATCGTCGCATTCAAAGACTTTGTTAACCATCGTCAAGACCCATATGACGATAATGGCCACGGCACGCATTGTGCAGGTGATGCTGCCGGAAACGGTCATTTATCCCAAGGTCGCATTGCGGGTCCTGCCCCAGAGGCTAACGTTGTAGGCGTTAAAGTATTGGACCGCTTAGGTTCAGGGTCGTTATCTACTGTCATGGATGGTATACAATGGTGTATTGATCACAAGGAGAGATACAATATCCGCATTATATCTATGTCTCTAGGGAGTCAAGCGCAACAACCAGCAGAGGAAGACCCTGTTGTACAAATGGTAGAACAAGCGTGGGATGAAGGGATTGTTGTTGTCGTAGCAGCAGGAAATAGTGGACCTGAAAGACAGACCATCGCGAGTCCTGGGATCAGCCCGAAAGTGATAACAGTGGGGGCGATGGATGATCAAGATACCATTGTAAGGGAAGATGATGACATTGCTTCTTTTTCCAGTCGTGGTCCAACGATTGATGGGTTAACGAAGCCGGACCTACTCGCACCAGGGGTTGATGTCGTTTCGCTAAACGCGCCTTACTCCCTGATTGACAAAACTCAAAAATCTAACCGTGTCAACGAGATGTATATGCGACTCTCAGGCACGTCTATGGCCACACCCATCTGCGCTGGCGTTGTGGCCCAGCTCCTTCAAAAGCATCCAAACCTCACACCAAATGAAGTGAAGTATCACATGCTGAACGCCACAGATGACAGGGGTCTATCCCCTAACGACCAAGGAAGAGGATATCTTAACGCAAGGAAAGTCATCGACGCGTTGAACAACTAA
- a CDS encoding ABC transporter permease, with amino-acid sequence MNYFSFPLQEWTNTFVKEWFIPTFGPLFDTLADIIGLFLDSLTDLLLWVPPEVMTILIVFLAWRYAGKGVAVFSFLGLLYLGSVDLSNTDVWAAGMQTLAIVLTATFLAIIIGLPVGILSARSNQVDRVVRPILDFMQTLPSFVYLIPTILLFGIGGVPAVVATFIFATPPAVRLTNLGIRQVPTDVIEAAKAFGSTPMQMLVKVQLPMATSTIMAGINQTIMLALSMAVIASMIGAPGLGSIVMSGISRVDVGLGLVGGLGIVVLAIILDRITEGIGKK; translated from the coding sequence ATGAATTATTTCTCATTTCCATTACAAGAATGGACGAACACGTTCGTCAAAGAATGGTTTATACCTACGTTTGGTCCCCTGTTTGATACGTTAGCGGACATTATTGGCTTATTCCTTGACAGTTTAACCGATCTTTTGCTGTGGGTGCCACCAGAAGTGATGACCATTTTAATCGTATTCTTAGCATGGCGATATGCAGGAAAGGGCGTCGCGGTTTTTAGCTTTTTAGGCTTACTCTATCTTGGGAGTGTCGATTTATCTAACACAGATGTATGGGCAGCAGGCATGCAAACACTCGCCATTGTATTAACAGCAACATTTTTAGCGATTATTATAGGTCTGCCTGTGGGCATATTGAGTGCCAGATCTAATCAAGTTGATCGGGTGGTCAGGCCCATACTAGATTTCATGCAGACACTACCGAGTTTTGTGTATCTTATCCCAACGATATTACTGTTTGGTATCGGTGGTGTACCCGCTGTTGTAGCGACGTTTATCTTTGCCACACCACCAGCTGTACGTCTGACTAACTTAGGGATTCGTCAAGTGCCAACGGATGTTATTGAAGCCGCTAAAGCTTTTGGATCAACACCGATGCAGATGTTGGTCAAAGTACAGTTACCAATGGCGACGTCAACTATTATGGCTGGGATTAACCAAACGATCATGTTAGCGCTGTCTATGGCTGTTATTGCTTCTATGATCGGGGCACCCGGTTTGGGCTCAATCGTCATGTCTGGTATTTCTAGAGTAGATGTTGGCCTTGGGCTTGTAGGTGGTTTAGGTATTGTCGTATTAGCGATTATATTAGATAGAATCACCGAAGGTATTGGCAAAAAGTAA
- the nadA gene encoding quinolinate synthase NadA, with translation MTVLDFLSASTALPEAYTRLSMTDMEDRVRRLKQQFGPSLFIPGHHYQKNEVIQFADATGDSLQLAQLSAQNTQADYIVFCGVHFMAETADILTGPEQKVILPDLRAGCSMADMADITQTEKAWEALQTRFGNTILPLTYVNSTAAIKAFCGRHGGATVTSSNAKKMIEWAFTQKERMMFLPDQHLGRNTCYDLGIPLDQMAVWDPIEEKLIVEDETKEVRVILWKGHCSVHEKFTAAHIHQLREEEPEVKVIVHPECTHDVVQLADDAGSTNHIIQTLKNAPAGTKWAVGTEMNLVNRLAQELSHISVRSLNPNLCPCLTMNRIDLPHLLWILDSLNEGDLRHQITVEPHTAEEARWALNRMLDRA, from the coding sequence ATGACCGTGCTCGATTTTCTTTCTGCGTCCACAGCCTTACCTGAAGCGTATACTCGTTTGTCTATGACCGATATGGAAGATCGTGTACGCCGCTTGAAGCAGCAGTTTGGGCCCTCATTATTTATCCCTGGACACCACTACCAAAAAAATGAAGTGATACAGTTTGCCGACGCCACTGGTGACTCACTCCAGTTAGCTCAACTATCGGCTCAGAACACACAAGCCGATTATATTGTGTTTTGCGGTGTTCATTTTATGGCAGAAACAGCCGATATTTTGACTGGACCTGAGCAAAAAGTGATCCTTCCCGATTTACGTGCCGGTTGTTCTATGGCCGATATGGCGGACATTACTCAAACGGAAAAAGCGTGGGAGGCTTTGCAAACACGCTTTGGAAACACGATACTCCCGCTGACTTATGTCAACTCCACAGCGGCTATTAAAGCGTTCTGTGGTCGTCACGGCGGTGCAACAGTGACATCATCCAACGCTAAGAAAATGATAGAATGGGCCTTTACACAAAAAGAACGTATGATGTTCCTGCCTGACCAGCATTTAGGACGTAACACCTGCTATGACTTGGGTATACCATTAGATCAAATGGCTGTGTGGGACCCAATAGAAGAAAAGCTCATCGTGGAAGATGAGACTAAGGAAGTAAGAGTGATCCTATGGAAAGGTCACTGTTCGGTCCATGAAAAGTTTACCGCCGCACACATTCATCAGCTACGTGAAGAAGAGCCAGAAGTGAAAGTGATCGTACACCCCGAATGTACTCACGACGTGGTCCAATTGGCAGATGACGCTGGGTCAACGAACCATATTATTCAGACCCTTAAAAACGCACCGGCGGGGACCAAATGGGCTGTTGGAACGGAGATGAATCTCGTTAATCGACTCGCTCAGGAGCTGTCACACATATCTGTTCGATCGCTGAACCCAAATCTCTGCCCTTGCTTAACGATGAATCGCATTGATCTCCCCCATCTCTTATGGATATTGGATAGCCTTAACGAAGGAGATCTCAGACATCAGATTACCGTTGAGCCACACACAGCGGAAGAGGCAAGATGGGCTCTTAACCGCATGTTAGACCGCGCCTAA
- a CDS encoding 3H domain-containing protein, with protein MSEPRKLYGDQRRAYILQSLQESTDPVPARALAEKTNVSRQVIVQDISLLKAKDEPIIATAQGYIYVQKMAQKKPQQVIACQHKPDETEHELNIIVDHGVTVVDVTVEHPIYGQLTGSLMLRNRKDVRRFIEKMDQTNASLLSELTEGVHLHTMEADTEQQLQEAYQTLHEAGYLLINKDE; from the coding sequence GTGAGCGAACCAAGAAAGTTATACGGGGACCAACGCCGAGCGTATATATTACAGTCCTTGCAGGAAAGTACAGACCCTGTTCCCGCCCGAGCGTTGGCTGAGAAGACAAATGTAAGCCGCCAAGTTATTGTCCAAGATATCTCACTTCTCAAAGCAAAAGATGAACCGATTATCGCAACGGCACAGGGTTATATATATGTTCAAAAAATGGCCCAGAAGAAACCACAACAGGTCATTGCCTGTCAACATAAACCTGATGAGACGGAGCATGAACTCAATATCATTGTCGATCATGGCGTGACCGTTGTTGACGTGACCGTTGAACATCCCATTTACGGACAGTTAACGGGCTCTCTGATGTTACGGAACCGCAAAGATGTGAGGCGCTTTATAGAAAAAATGGATCAGACGAATGCTTCTCTTTTATCTGAATTAACTGAAGGCGTCCACCTCCATACGATGGAGGCGGACACAGAGCAGCAACTTCAGGAAGCCTACCAAACCTTACACGAAGCGGGCTATCTTCTGATTAATAAAGACGAGTGA